Below is a window of Rhea pennata isolate bPtePen1 chromosome 2, bPtePen1.pri, whole genome shotgun sequence DNA.
TCAGGGACTTCTGCTGGCTGCCGGGCAGGAGGCGGCAGCCAATGTCTCCCGGCAAGAGCGCTCTCTCCTTGGAGAGGGGCAAGGGCAACATGTAGCACCCGTTGCTCGGGAGTTTGATGAAGACCGGCGTGTGCTCTGAGGTGTGGGGGATTGCAATCACAGCAATGACCTCGGGATCATCAGGCAGCTGCGACACAGAATACCCCGGCGGCAGCTTCGTGATCCCACGGCACCAGGGACATCGCAGGTCCTTCTGGCTCGTCCTCATCTGTTGCAGGCACACTGAGCAGCAGGTGTGCTTGCAGTCTAGCAACTTGGGCCGCCGACGGGGGCTGTAATAATTGAAACAGATCTGACACTCCAGCAGAGAGTCCTGCGACAGCGTCTCCATTGCAGCCCGTGCAGGCAAACACCTTGTGCCTTGCAACGACTTTCACCACAGGGCCCAAAACCTGGGGGGCAGCTCTCTTCTTTCCACAACTACTTCTCCCACCAGCGAAGGGCAACAGTTAGGAAGACTGCAGGAAAAGCTTGAATCTGACTTGAATCTTCCAGTATCTGAGAcgaacagaaaaatataagtGAACAGGTTACTTAAAGgaactaaagaaaataaaggtctAGCTGACTGTATATAAAAGCTAAAGCTGTCTTCAGAATGAAGCAGAAAGATTAAATTTGCAACTCACAAGTATGCATTACTCTATTAGCATTGCAAAATTATTTAGTGTCAAACTGTCACAGCAGCCTTCACTAGTTCTCCCTTCTTTTTTGCAGTTACAAAATCACTTCCACCACCCATCTTCCACCTGCATTTATGTTTATACCCATAAAATCAGACGCTACAGTTCATGAAGCAGGTCCCTCAGTATCTACCTCTTGTCATATTTTCTGAGCTTTTCAACCCTTTCTGCACCTTagaaatttttctcatttaatcCTTTAAACCCCTAAGGATTTTTAGCCATTTGACTCAACCACTAAGTCTGTGTGCTTGTGTGCAAGgtaggggaaaagaaaaagatgcatttccACAGGCTCCTGAATTTATGCCTGTAAAATGTGTGAATTAGCAACCAAATAACTATACTGAAAAAATCCGCATTTGTACACAATGAAAAGGGATGGCatgtttttcaataaaattaacAGTTTGACTCATTATGCAGTTTATGGACATGGCTCTCTGCAACAAAAGCCTTGTCATCAGTGGAAATCTCATCCAGGATAAAAGACTCTATTTAGACCTAGGGCTGCAG
It encodes the following:
- the RNF152 gene encoding E3 ubiquitin-protein ligase RNF152, coding for METLSQDSLLECQICFNYYSPRRRPKLLDCKHTCCSVCLQQMRTSQKDLRCPWCRGITKLPPGYSVSQLPDDPEVIAVIAIPHTSEHTPVFIKLPSNGCYMLPLPLSKERALLPGDIGCRLLPGSQQKSLTVVTIPTEQQPLQGSIPPEVGAEEQDRRGVVKSSTWSGVCTVILVACVLVFLLGIVLHNMSCISKRFTVISCG